A window of the Bacteriovorax sp. PP10 genome harbors these coding sequences:
- the nusG gene encoding transcription termination/antitermination protein NusG: MAESNSHETVELAKGDTPDFKWYIAKAQTGQENKVTKSLKERIVNYKMTDLFAEVLVPEETVVTTANGKKKTIKKKFFPGYVLIKMIMNDKTWHLVKSTDKITGFVGGTLDKPAPITNEEAAYMTTQMEDGFKKPRTSINFSEGESVKVIEGPFANFVGTIEAVSDKGKIKVNVSIFGRPTPVELDFTQVEKVS, from the coding sequence ATGGCTGAATCAAATTCACATGAAACTGTCGAGCTAGCTAAAGGTGATACACCAGATTTCAAATGGTACATCGCAAAAGCTCAGACTGGACAAGAAAACAAAGTAACAAAATCTCTTAAAGAGAGAATCGTTAACTATAAAATGACAGACCTTTTCGCCGAGGTTCTTGTTCCGGAAGAAACAGTTGTTACAACTGCTAACGGGAAGAAGAAGACCATCAAGAAAAAGTTTTTTCCAGGTTACGTCTTGATTAAGATGATCATGAATGATAAGACTTGGCACCTTGTTAAAAGTACTGACAAAATCACTGGTTTTGTTGGGGGAACGTTAGATAAACCAGCTCCAATTACGAATGAGGAAGCTGCTTATATGACAACTCAAATGGAAGACGGGTTCAAAAAACCACGTACTTCTATTAATTTCTCTGAAGGTGAGAGCGTTAAGGTTATTGAAGGACCATTCGCTAACTTCGTAGGAACGATTGAAGCAGTAAGTGATAAAGGAAAGATTAAAGTTAACGTATCAATCTTCGGTAGACCAACTCCAGTAGAGTTAGATTTTACTCAGGTTGAAAAAGTTTCTTAA
- the rplK gene encoding 50S ribosomal protein L11 — MAKKVTGFIKLQIAGGKANPSPPIGPALGQKGVNIMEFCKAFNAKTQAQNGVTLPTIITVYSDRSFTFVTKTPPATYLLKDKLKITSGAQKPGSEVMAKTVSKKVVEEIVETKKVDLTAGSKEAGMRTIEGSVRSMGLKLDY; from the coding sequence ATGGCTAAGAAAGTAACAGGTTTTATTAAATTACAAATCGCAGGCGGAAAGGCAAACCCATCACCACCAATTGGACCAGCTCTTGGTCAAAAAGGTGTTAACATTATGGAATTTTGCAAAGCTTTCAATGCAAAAACTCAAGCACAAAACGGTGTAACACTTCCAACGATCATCACAGTTTACTCTGATAGATCATTTACATTTGTTACAAAAACGCCACCGGCTACTTACCTTTTAAAAGATAAGTTAAAAATCACTTCTGGAGCTCAAAAGCCAGGATCTGAAGTTATGGCTAAAACTGTTTCAAAGAAAGTTGTAGAAGAAATCGTTGAAACGAAAAAAGTAGACTTAACTGCTGGATCAAAAGAAGCAGGAATGAGAACAATCGAAGGATCTGTTCGTTCAATGGGTCTAAAACTAGATTACTAA
- the rplA gene encoding 50S ribosomal protein L1 — translation MKKPSKRYAEASAKVDKTKVYSSEEAIKLAKETKSAKFDETVDLAFRLGVDPRHADQMIRGALALPAGTGRTVRVVAITSGSKVDEATAAGADFAGGDDIITKIAGGWLDFDRVIASPDMMSKLGKVARLLGPRGLMPNPKLGTVTTDVAGAVKEQKAGKVEYRTEKTGIIHVPIGKTSFTAEQLKANYAAVVGAIVKAKPASAKGTYIKSLTLSTTMGPGIKIDTVEAFNII, via the coding sequence ATGAAAAAGCCTTCAAAGCGTTACGCTGAAGCATCAGCAAAAGTAGACAAAACTAAAGTTTACTCTTCAGAAGAAGCTATTAAATTAGCTAAAGAAACAAAATCAGCAAAATTCGACGAAACTGTTGATCTAGCATTCAGACTTGGTGTTGATCCAAGACATGCTGATCAAATGATCAGAGGAGCTCTTGCTCTTCCAGCTGGAACAGGAAGAACTGTTAGAGTTGTTGCGATCACTTCAGGATCAAAAGTTGATGAAGCTACAGCAGCGGGTGCAGACTTCGCTGGTGGCGACGATATCATTACAAAAATCGCTGGTGGATGGTTAGACTTCGACCGCGTAATCGCATCTCCAGATATGATGAGTAAACTTGGAAAAGTTGCTCGTTTACTTGGACCTCGTGGTTTAATGCCAAACCCGAAACTTGGTACTGTAACAACTGACGTAGCTGGAGCTGTAAAAGAGCAAAAGGCCGGAAAAGTAGAATACAGAACTGAGAAGACAGGTATCATTCACGTTCCAATCGGGAAGACTTCTTTCACAGCTGAACAACTTAAAGCAAACTACGCTGCAGTTGTTGGTGCTATCGTAAAAGCGAAGCCAGCATCAGCGAAAGGAACTTATATTAAATCTCTAACTCTTAGTACAACTATGGGTCCAGGGATCAAGATTGATACAGTAGAAGCTTTTAACATTATTTAA
- the rplJ gene encoding 50S ribosomal protein L10, protein MLNRAEKEAIIQDLKTDIGRAKAVFLTNLIGISSNDAVKVRKAVRDSNGKMVVTRNTLFKKAAEGTSAAELVANLSGPHALAFAFDDPAAVAKSLKEAGATLDLVELKGGTLDGVMLSKAQVKQLADLPSRDQMLGTLLATFLAPVSAFARVLYAIQEKKEAGELSA, encoded by the coding sequence ATGCTAAATCGTGCCGAGAAAGAAGCAATCATCCAAGATCTTAAAACAGATATTGGAAGAGCTAAGGCTGTCTTTCTTACAAACCTAATCGGTATCAGTTCAAATGATGCAGTTAAGGTAAGAAAAGCGGTTCGCGACTCAAATGGAAAAATGGTCGTAACTAGAAACACGCTTTTCAAAAAAGCCGCAGAAGGAACTTCTGCAGCAGAACTTGTTGCTAACTTATCAGGACCGCATGCTCTTGCATTCGCTTTCGATGATCCAGCAGCAGTTGCAAAATCTTTAAAAGAAGCAGGGGCTACACTAGACCTTGTGGAACTTAAAGGTGGAACACTTGATGGTGTAATGCTATCTAAAGCTCAAGTAAAACAACTTGCGGATTTACCTTCTAGAGACCAAATGCTTGGTACTTTATTAGCTACTTTCTTAGCTCCTGTTTCTGCTTTTGCTAGAGTGCTTTATGCAATCCAAGAGAAAAAAGAAGCCGGCGAACTTTCAGCTTAA
- the rplL gene encoding 50S ribosomal protein L7/L12, whose amino-acid sequence MSVTNEQLIEHISKMSVLDLANLVKELEEKFGVSAAPVAVAGAAGPAAAVEEQTEFTVMLLDGGEKKINVIKEIRTITGLGLKEAKDLVEGAPKMVKEGIAKADAEAIKKTLEGAGAKVELK is encoded by the coding sequence ATGAGCGTTACAAATGAACAATTAATCGAACACATCTCAAAAATGTCAGTTTTAGACCTTGCTAACCTAGTTAAAGAACTAGAAGAAAAATTCGGTGTTTCAGCTGCTCCTGTAGCTGTAGCTGGTGCTGCTGGTCCTGCTGCTGCTGTTGAAGAGCAAACTGAATTCACAGTTATGCTTCTTGATGGTGGAGAGAAGAAAATTAACGTAATTAAGGAAATCCGTACAATTACTGGTCTTGGGCTAAAAGAAGCTAAAGATCTAGTAGAAGGCGCTCCTAAAATGGTTAAAGAAGGAATCGCAAAAGCTGACGCTGAAGCAATCAAGAAAACTCTTGAAGGTGCTGGAGCTAAGGTTGAACTTAAGTAA